The following are encoded together in the Helicobacter pylori genome:
- a CDS encoding c-type cytochrome — protein MRLFIALVLLGWWLSLSAKEADFISDLEYGMALYKNPRGVACTKCHGIKGEKQEITFYYEKGEKKILYAPKINHLDFKTFKDALSLGKGMMPKYNLNLEEIQAIYLYITSLEHKEERKEPFKP, from the coding sequence ATGCGTTTGTTTATCGCGCTGGTTTTGTTGGGGTGGTGGTTAAGTTTGAGCGCCAAAGAAGCGGATTTTATTTCTGATTTGGAATACGGGATGGCTCTTTATAAAAACCCTAGGGGCGTTGCGTGCACGAAATGCCATGGCATTAAAGGCGAAAAACAAGAAATCACCTTTTATTATGAAAAAGGCGAAAAAAAAATCCTCTACGCCCCTAAAATCAACCATTTAGATTTTAAAACCTTTAAGGACGCCTTGAGTTTAGGCAAAGGCATGATGCCTAAATACAATCTCAATTTGGAAGAAATCCAAGCGATCTATCTCTACATCACCTCTTTAGAGCATAAAGAAGAGCGTAAGGAACCTTTTAAGCCTTAA
- the hcpE gene encoding Sel1-like repeat protein HcpE, which translates to MSVKILKILVCGLFFWCLQAHLWGKRDNSFLGVAEKAYKSGNYSKAASYFKKACNDGVSEGCTQLGIIYENGQGTRIDYKKALEYYQSACQADDREGCFGLGGLYDEGLGTAQNYQEAIDAYAKACVLKHPESCYNLGIIYDRKIKGNAAQAVTYYQKSCNFDMAKGCYVLGVAYEKGFLEVKQSNHKAVIYYLKACRLDDGQACRALGSLFENGDAGLDEDFEVAFDYLQKACRLNNSGGCASLGSMYMLGRYVKKDPQKAFNFFKQACDMGSAVSCSRMGFMYSQGDAVPKDLRKALDNYERGCDMGDEVGCFALAGMYYNMKDKENAIMIYDKGCKLGMKQACENLTKLRGY; encoded by the coding sequence ATGAGTGTCAAAATTTTAAAAATATTAGTTTGTGGGTTATTTTTTTGGTGCTTGCAAGCTCATTTATGGGGGAAACGAGACAATAGCTTTTTAGGGGTTGCTGAAAAAGCCTATAAAAGCGGGAATTATTCTAAAGCTGCATCTTATTTTAAAAAAGCATGCAACGATGGGGTGAGTGAGGGTTGCACGCAATTAGGAATCATTTATGAAAACGGGCAAGGCACTAGAATAGATTATAAAAAAGCCCTAGAATACTACCAAAGCGCATGCCAGGCTGATGATAGGGAAGGGTGTTTTGGTTTAGGGGGGCTTTATGATGAGGGGTTGGGCACGGCTCAAAATTATCAAGAAGCCATTGACGCTTACGCTAAGGCGTGCGTTTTAAAACACCCTGAGAGTTGCTACAATTTAGGCATTATTTATGACCGAAAAATCAAAGGCAATGCCGCTCAAGCGGTTACCTACTATCAAAAAAGCTGTAATTTTGATATGGCTAAGGGGTGTTATGTTTTGGGCGTGGCTTATGAAAAAGGCTTTTTAGAAGTCAAACAAAGCAACCATAAAGCCGTGATTTATTATTTGAAAGCGTGCCGATTAGATGATGGGCAGGCTTGCCGCGCGTTAGGGAGTTTGTTTGAAAATGGCGATGCAGGGCTTGATGAAGATTTTGAAGTGGCGTTTGATTATTTGCAAAAAGCTTGCAGATTAAATAATTCTGGTGGTTGCGCGAGTTTGGGCTCTATGTATATGCTAGGCAGGTATGTCAAAAAAGATCCCCAAAAGGCTTTTAATTTTTTCAAACAAGCATGCGATATGGGGAGCGCGGTGAGTTGCTCTAGGATGGGTTTTATGTATTCCCAAGGGGACGCTGTTCCAAAAGACTTGAGGAAAGCCCTTGATAATTATGAAAGGGGTTGCGATATGGGTGATGAAGTGGGTTGCTTCGCTCTAGCGGGCATGTATTACAACATGAAAGATAAAGAAAACGCCATAATGATTTATGACAAGGGCTGTAAGCTAGGCATGAAACAAGCATGCGAAAACCTCACTAAACTTAGGGGGTATTGA